The Petropleomorpha daqingensis genome includes a window with the following:
- the purM gene encoding phosphoribosylformylglycinamidine cyclo-ligase — protein sequence MSSDFTYAAAGVDIDAGERAVTLMRAAVEKTNRPEVVGGLGGFAGLFALDTQKYRRPLLASSTDGVGTKIALARQLDRHDTVGIDLVAMVVDDLVACGAEPLFLQDYVACGRVVPEKIAAIVTGIATGCTQAGAALVGGETAEHGDLMDDDEYDLAATAVGVVEADAVLGPERVREGDVVVAMASSGFHSNGYSLVRKVVAAAGLDLAATHGLDRPLGDVLLEPTRIYARDCLALVEELGVEGVHAYAHITGGGLAGNTARVVPEGLAAVLDRGTWALPPAVRLLEEHGVPREESERAFNCGVGMVAAVAADVADRAVATLTARGVPAWVAGTVQRSTEPTHLVGTYR from the coding sequence ATGAGCTCGGATTTCACGTACGCGGCGGCGGGCGTCGACATCGACGCCGGCGAGCGGGCGGTGACGCTGATGCGCGCCGCGGTCGAGAAGACCAACCGGCCCGAGGTGGTCGGCGGGCTCGGTGGGTTCGCCGGCCTGTTCGCCCTGGACACGCAGAAGTACCGTCGTCCGCTCCTGGCCTCCTCCACCGACGGCGTGGGCACGAAGATCGCCCTCGCCCGCCAGCTCGACCGGCACGACACCGTCGGGATCGACCTGGTCGCCATGGTCGTCGACGACCTCGTCGCCTGCGGCGCCGAGCCGCTGTTCCTCCAGGACTACGTCGCCTGCGGGCGGGTCGTCCCGGAGAAGATCGCGGCGATCGTCACCGGCATCGCGACCGGCTGCACCCAGGCGGGTGCGGCGCTCGTCGGCGGCGAGACCGCCGAGCACGGCGACCTCATGGACGACGACGAGTACGACCTCGCCGCGACCGCGGTGGGCGTGGTCGAGGCCGACGCCGTCCTCGGCCCCGAGCGGGTGCGCGAGGGGGACGTCGTCGTCGCGATGGCGTCGTCCGGCTTCCACTCCAACGGCTACTCGCTGGTGCGCAAGGTCGTCGCCGCTGCGGGCCTGGACCTCGCCGCGACGCACGGTCTGGACCGCCCGCTCGGCGACGTGCTGCTCGAGCCGACCCGCATCTACGCGCGCGACTGCCTGGCGCTGGTCGAGGAGCTCGGCGTCGAGGGCGTGCACGCCTATGCGCACATCACCGGTGGCGGGCTGGCCGGCAACACCGCGCGCGTCGTCCCCGAGGGACTCGCCGCGGTGCTCGACCGCGGTACGTGGGCGCTGCCGCCCGCCGTGCGGCTGCTCGAGGAGCACGGCGTCCCGCGCGAGGAGTCCGAGCGCGCGTTCAACTGCGGCGTCGGCATGGTCGCCGCGGTCGCCGCCGACGTCGCCGACCGCGCGGTGGCGACGCTGACCGCCCGCGGCGTCCCGGCCTGGGTGGCGGGCACGGTGCAGCGGTCCACGGAGCCGACCCACCTGGTGGGCACCTACCGGTAA
- a CDS encoding HNH endonuclease: protein MCSDDELHALSGPALLDRTRDLVAERNRIDADLARTVRVADSKQAFAGDGMKSAKSWLKGHCRLAPGAAAQVVRNGRALELLPAVAAAHAAGAITAEQVTEIGKIVAPKAVALAAAQGVDLAETARILTRLAATAPHEDLTKAVHTFLAMLDTDGPEPDPTEQRTLTFTRHADGSITGRFHLDPAGAEKVQAALEAHRQTDRPAGDERTLGQHHADAWVQWADNTLAAGTAPLLRRSKPQVAVNVDLQDLLDPATGQGVAATGFGAVISAARARWLACDADITRIVLGPHGEPLDLGRTHRLVTPALRRAVIARDRTCVFAGCGAPHWWSEVHHLIHWTQGGETSLANSGLLCERHHTQVHHGFRVERDTAGRWHTYRPDGTEILTVRTAPAGDGELVSAS, encoded by the coding sequence ATGTGTTCGGACGACGAGCTCCACGCGCTGAGCGGCCCCGCGCTGCTCGATCGCACGCGTGACCTGGTCGCCGAGCGCAACCGGATCGACGCCGACCTCGCCCGCACCGTGCGGGTCGCCGACAGCAAGCAGGCGTTCGCCGGCGACGGCATGAAGAGCGCGAAGTCGTGGCTGAAGGGCCACTGCCGGCTCGCACCCGGCGCGGCAGCGCAGGTGGTGCGCAACGGCCGCGCGCTCGAGCTGCTGCCCGCGGTCGCCGCCGCCCACGCGGCCGGTGCGATCACCGCCGAGCAGGTGACCGAGATCGGCAAGATCGTCGCCCCCAAGGCGGTCGCGCTGGCCGCCGCCCAGGGCGTGGACCTCGCCGAGACCGCACGCATCCTGACTCGCCTGGCCGCCACCGCGCCGCACGAGGACCTGACGAAGGCCGTGCACACCTTCCTGGCGATGCTCGACACCGACGGACCCGAACCCGATCCCACCGAGCAGCGCACGCTCACGTTCACCCGGCACGCCGACGGGTCGATCACCGGCCGGTTCCACCTCGACCCTGCCGGCGCCGAGAAGGTCCAGGCCGCACTCGAGGCCCACCGGCAGACCGACCGGCCCGCCGGGGACGAGCGCACCCTCGGCCAGCATCACGCCGACGCGTGGGTGCAGTGGGCCGACAACACACTGGCCGCCGGCACCGCGCCGCTGCTGCGGCGGAGCAAGCCCCAGGTCGCGGTGAACGTCGACCTGCAGGACCTGCTCGACCCCGCCACCGGTCAGGGCGTCGCCGCGACGGGCTTCGGCGCGGTCATCTCCGCCGCCCGCGCCCGGTGGCTGGCCTGCGACGCCGACATCACCCGGATCGTGCTGGGCCCGCACGGTGAGCCGCTCGACCTCGGCCGCACCCACCGCCTGGTGACCCCGGCGTTGCGGAGAGCCGTCATCGCCCGCGACCGGACGTGCGTCTTCGCCGGGTGCGGTGCACCGCACTGGTGGTCGGAGGTCCACCACCTCATCCACTGGACACAGGGCGGCGAGACCAGCCTGGCCAACTCCGGGTTGCTGTGCGAACGCCACCACACCCAGGTCCACCACGGCTTCCGCGTCGAGCGAGATACCGCGGGGCGATGGCACACCTACCGACCCGACGGCACCGAGATCCTCACGGTCCGAACCGCACCGGCCGGCGACGGAGAACTCGTCAGCGCGAGCTGA
- a CDS encoding GNAT family N-acetyltransferase, whose protein sequence is MVLSVEPVDESLFDDVQTVLGTRGQAARCQCQGYRMGWHARHTDDVAGRRELLRDQVIEGHGLVAHLDGEPVGWCSVAPRRDYTYLRQTTWKGRTEDKDDPGVWAVTCFVTRAGHRHQGVSRALAAGTIDLARDRGATALEAYPMKPAPGKEVPWGEMSVGALSAFLAAGFEIVHVPSLRRAIVRYEF, encoded by the coding sequence ATGGTGCTGAGCGTCGAGCCGGTGGACGAGTCGCTGTTCGACGACGTCCAGACCGTCCTCGGAACCAGAGGTCAGGCGGCTCGCTGCCAGTGCCAGGGCTACCGGATGGGCTGGCACGCGCGGCACACCGACGACGTGGCCGGACGCCGAGAGCTGCTCCGCGACCAGGTGATCGAGGGGCACGGGCTCGTGGCGCACCTCGACGGCGAGCCGGTCGGGTGGTGCTCGGTGGCACCGCGCCGCGACTACACCTACCTGCGCCAGACGACGTGGAAGGGCCGGACCGAGGACAAGGACGACCCGGGCGTCTGGGCGGTCACCTGCTTCGTGACCCGCGCCGGTCATCGCCATCAGGGCGTGAGCCGGGCCCTCGCCGCCGGCACCATCGACCTGGCACGCGACCGCGGCGCCACGGCGCTCGAGGCCTATCCGATGAAGCCCGCGCCGGGCAAGGAGGTCCCCTGGGGCGAGATGTCCGTCGGGGCGCTCAGCGCGTTCCTGGCCGCCGGGTTCGAGATCGTGCACGTACCGTCGCTGCGCCGGGCGATCGTCCGCTACGAGTTCTGA
- the purF gene encoding amidophosphoribosyltransferase, producing the protein MPRGDGRLTHDLDPSSPGPQDACGVFGVWAPGEEVAKLTYFGLYALQHRGQEAAGIAVSDGSSVVVYKDLGLVSQVFDEPTLGSLRGHLAVGHTRYSTTGASTWENAQPTFRTTEAGTGLALCHNGNLVNTAELASKAADAGVPGAFSASTDSDLVTSLIAAHPDLSVEEAAMQVLPQLRGAFSLTFMDEDTLYAARDPQGVRPLVLGRLERGWVVASETAALDIVGASIVREVEPGELIAIDENGLRSQHFAPAEPKGCVFEYVYLARPDTTISGRSVHAARVEIGRRLAKEQPADADLVIPVPESGTPAAVGYAEASGIPYGLGLVKNSYVGRTFIQPSQTIRQLGIRLKLNPLRDVIRGKRLVVVDDSIVRGNTQRALIRMLREAGAVEVHVRISSPPVKWPCFYGIDFASRAELIANGLDVDGVRASINADSLGYVSEQGLIAATEQPVNRLCTACFTGQYPIPLGESDVLGKHVLEGIERRAAVTGWTGQQAGSATVPGGAEDALSRP; encoded by the coding sequence GTGCCTCGCGGTGATGGACGGCTGACGCACGACCTCGACCCCTCGTCTCCCGGACCCCAGGACGCCTGTGGCGTCTTCGGTGTCTGGGCGCCGGGTGAGGAGGTCGCGAAGCTGACCTATTTCGGTCTGTACGCCCTCCAGCACCGCGGTCAGGAGGCAGCAGGCATCGCCGTCTCCGACGGCTCGTCGGTCGTCGTCTACAAGGACCTCGGGCTGGTCAGCCAGGTGTTCGACGAGCCGACGCTGGGCAGCCTGCGCGGCCACCTCGCCGTCGGCCACACCCGGTACTCGACCACCGGCGCCTCCACCTGGGAGAACGCGCAGCCGACCTTCCGGACGACGGAGGCCGGCACCGGCCTGGCGCTGTGCCACAACGGCAACCTGGTCAACACCGCCGAGCTGGCGAGCAAGGCCGCTGACGCCGGAGTGCCGGGGGCGTTCAGCGCGAGCACCGACTCCGACCTGGTCACCTCGCTGATCGCGGCCCACCCCGACCTCTCGGTCGAGGAGGCGGCCATGCAGGTGCTGCCGCAGCTGCGCGGAGCCTTCAGCCTCACCTTCATGGACGAGGACACCCTCTACGCCGCCCGCGACCCGCAGGGCGTGCGGCCACTGGTCCTCGGCCGGCTCGAGCGCGGCTGGGTGGTCGCCAGCGAGACCGCCGCCCTCGACATCGTCGGCGCCTCCATCGTCCGCGAGGTGGAGCCCGGCGAGCTGATCGCGATCGACGAGAACGGCCTGCGCAGCCAGCACTTCGCTCCCGCCGAGCCCAAGGGCTGCGTCTTCGAGTACGTCTACCTGGCCCGGCCGGACACCACGATCAGCGGCCGCAGCGTGCACGCCGCGCGCGTCGAGATCGGCCGCCGGCTGGCCAAGGAGCAGCCGGCCGACGCCGACCTGGTCATCCCGGTGCCGGAGTCGGGGACGCCGGCCGCCGTCGGTTACGCGGAGGCCAGCGGCATCCCCTACGGCCTGGGCCTGGTCAAGAACTCCTACGTCGGGCGCACGTTCATCCAGCCGAGCCAGACGATCCGGCAGCTGGGCATCCGGCTGAAGCTCAACCCGCTGCGCGACGTCATCCGCGGCAAGCGGCTGGTCGTCGTCGACGACTCGATCGTGCGCGGCAACACGCAGCGGGCGCTGATCCGCATGCTGCGCGAGGCCGGTGCGGTCGAGGTGCACGTGCGCATCTCCTCGCCGCCGGTGAAGTGGCCCTGCTTCTACGGCATCGACTTCGCCAGCCGCGCCGAGCTGATCGCCAACGGCCTCGACGTCGACGGCGTCCGGGCCTCGATCAACGCCGACTCCCTCGGCTACGTCTCCGAGCAGGGGCTCATCGCGGCCACCGAGCAGCCGGTCAACCGGCTGTGCACCGCCTGCTTCACCGGGCAGTACCCGATCCCGCTCGGCGAGTCCGACGTGCTGGGCAAGCACGTGCTCGAGGGCATCGAGCGGCGGGCGGCGGTGACCGGCTGGACCGGTCAGCAGGCGGGCAGCGCCACGGTGCCGGGCGGCGCCGAGGACGCGCTCTCGCGCCCATGA
- a CDS encoding DUF3073 domain-containing protein, which produces MGRGRAKAKQTRVARELKYSSPNTDLSALQRELAGSPSTYPAHRATTDDDDDDEYADRWASEDDEDDDWAASR; this is translated from the coding sequence ATGGGGCGCGGCCGAGCGAAGGCCAAGCAGACGCGCGTGGCCCGTGAGCTCAAGTACAGCTCACCGAACACCGATCTCTCCGCGCTGCAGCGGGAGCTCGCTGGTTCACCGTCGACGTACCCGGCGCACCGGGCGACGACGGACGACGATGACGACGACGAGTACGCCGATCGCTGGGCGAGCGAGGACGACGAGGACGACGACTGGGCGGCCAGTCGCTGA
- a CDS encoding Glu/Leu/Phe/Val family dehydrogenase, which produces MDVLNQGHEQVVFCSDPESGLRAIIAVYSTALGPALGGTRFFPYPSEEAALADVLALSKAMAYKNSLAGLDLGGGKAVIIGDPRTDKTEALLRAYGRFVEALGGRYLTACDVGTYNADLDVVARETRYAHGRSEAYGGCGDSSVLTAFGVYQGMRAAAEHVWGAPTLAGRTVAIAGAGKVGSHLVTHLVEDGADVLLTDVDQAALDRVQARYPQVKTVPDTATLVRTAHDVYAPCALGGALDAETVDVLPARIVCGGANNQLATPDIADRLVERGILYGPDYLVNAGGVIQVEDERHGFSFARAQSKATGIYDVALRVFRTADEQGVSPAVAADRLAEERMRSVGRLATIRLPR; this is translated from the coding sequence GTGGACGTGCTGAATCAGGGTCACGAGCAGGTCGTCTTCTGCAGCGATCCGGAGTCGGGTCTGCGGGCGATCATCGCGGTGTACTCCACCGCGCTCGGTCCGGCGCTCGGCGGCACCCGGTTCTTCCCCTACCCGAGCGAGGAGGCCGCGCTCGCCGACGTCCTCGCGCTGTCGAAGGCGATGGCCTACAAGAACAGCCTGGCCGGGCTCGACCTCGGCGGCGGCAAGGCCGTGATCATCGGCGATCCGCGCACCGACAAGACCGAGGCGCTGCTGCGCGCCTACGGCCGGTTCGTCGAGGCTCTCGGCGGGCGCTACCTCACGGCGTGCGACGTCGGCACCTACAACGCCGACCTCGACGTCGTCGCCCGCGAGACGCGCTACGCGCACGGCCGCTCGGAGGCCTACGGCGGCTGCGGCGACTCCTCGGTGCTGACCGCGTTCGGCGTCTACCAGGGCATGCGCGCGGCCGCCGAGCACGTGTGGGGCGCGCCGACGCTGGCCGGCCGGACGGTCGCGATCGCGGGCGCGGGCAAGGTCGGCTCGCACCTGGTGACGCACCTGGTCGAGGACGGCGCCGACGTCCTGCTCACCGACGTCGACCAGGCCGCGCTCGACCGCGTGCAGGCCCGGTACCCGCAGGTGAAGACGGTGCCCGACACCGCGACGCTCGTGCGCACCGCGCACGACGTCTACGCGCCCTGCGCGCTCGGCGGGGCGCTGGACGCCGAGACCGTCGACGTGCTGCCCGCCCGGATCGTGTGCGGCGGCGCGAACAACCAGCTGGCCACCCCCGACATCGCCGACCGGCTGGTCGAGCGCGGGATCCTCTACGGCCCCGACTACCTGGTCAACGCCGGCGGCGTGATCCAGGTCGAGGACGAGCGCCACGGGTTCTCGTTCGCCCGTGCCCAGAGCAAGGCCACCGGCATCTACGACGTCGCCCTGCGGGTGTTCCGCACGGCCGACGAGCAAGGCGTCTCCCCCGCTGTCGCGGCCGACCGGCTCGCCGAGGAGCGGATGCGCTCGGTCGGCCGCCTGGCCACGATCCGCCTGCCTCGGTGA